Part of the Rhizobium sp. WYJ-E13 genome is shown below.
AGGTGAAGAACTGGTCGCCGGAATTGAAGCCCTGCGGTGTCGCAAAGCGCATGTCGTTGGTTTCGAGCGTATAGGGAATGATGAGGAAGGGATTTTCGTCGATGCCCTTCACCCAATAGGGAAGATCGTCGGCATAAGAATCGGAGGAATAAAGGAAACCGCCCTCCTCCTGAACCAGCCGCAGCGTATTGTCCGACGGCTTGCCCTGATACATCCCGTAAGGCCGCTCGCCCGTCAGTTCGGTGTGCAGCCGCACCGCTTCCATAATGTGCTTGCGCTCCAAATCTTCCGGAAAATCCTTGTATTCCAGCCAGCGATAGCCGTGGCTGGCAATCTCCCAGCCGGCTTCCTTCATGGCGGCGACGGCTTCCGGGTTGCGGGCCATGGCAAGCGTCACGCCGTAGACGGTCGCCTGCACCTTGAGGTCGGTGAAAAGACGCCAGAGCCGCCAGAAGCCGGCACGGGAGCCGTATTCATAGATCGACTCCATGTTGAGATTGCGCTGGTTCGGCCAGGGCTGCGCGCCGACGATTTCCGACAACAGGTTTTCCGAAGCCGGATCGCCGTCGAGGATGGAGCTCTCGCCACCCTCTTCGTAATTGATGACGAACTGCACGGCGACGCGCGCCTCGCCGGGCCACTTCGGATCGGGCGTCTTGCGCCCGTAACCGATGAGATTGCGCGCATAGGTCTCGGATACCATCAAATCACCTTTTGAAAAGTCGGGTGAAACGGTAGCATCCGTGAGCGGAATGTCGAGGCGTAAAAGTGCTTAACTGGCCTTTTGCCCGAGGCGGCGCCTCAGGCGATCTTGCGGGCGCTCACCTTGCCCATCGGATGCAGCGAGTGCACCCGGAACGGACCGCCGGCACCTTCCTCGATCATCAACGCGACATTCGAGACCGTCACCGGATCGACAAGCACCGGATCGAAGATCGATCGCAACGCCTGCTCGATGCGCGGCATGTCGACGGCGTTGACTGGACCCGTGACCGGCATATGGAAGCGGAATTCGTCCATCACATAAGGGTTGCCCCAGCGATGCAGGTTCGCGAATTGTGCAGCCGAAAGTCCGTCCGGATCGCTGCGCTCGATATCCGCCTCGGAGAGCGGCGCACGGAAACGGTCGAACTCCTGAACGATCGCCGAAGCCAAGTAGTGAACCTGGTCGCAGGGCCGGATCGGTGACAGGCTGTAGAAGGTCCCGAGGCGCGCAACTTCCAGACGCGGAATCTGGAAGGGCGAAAGCGTCCCACAGAATCGCATGAGGTCGCGCAAGAGTTGCGATTCGGAAACCTCGGATGAGAGGTGGAAAGGGGCCTTCAACACGCCATGGAACCCGTAGCGCCGCGGCACCGCCGTATGAAAGGCGATCTCATGGATACCGAGGCCGCGGATTGCCGGCGGCTCGACCATATCGCCTGAAAATACGTTGCGGCCAAGCCAATTGGCCGCCACATGCGAGAGCGGATCGCTCGCTGATGGCGTGAAGCAAATGGCATAGCGCATGCGATTTCCTCCATCGGATGAAATGAGCGCGGATCACTCCCAGCGCTCGCGATGCGCAAGCAGATAGGTGATTTACATGACAGAATAACGAAGCGGAGCGGCTTCTAATTCACGTTTAACGTGAAGAGACTGCGATGTGGTTTGAAATTGCAAAGCTTTCCGGCAATAAAAAATCCGCGGGTGTATCGCTTGCAATGCATATTGCCGCCTCCGCCAACCGGTGCGCCAGTCCGAAGCTGACCTTGAAACCACCGGTCAGGGCAATGAGGTTGCGATTCGCAGGATGCGCGCCGACCATCGGATCGCGGTCGATCGCCTTTGGGCGCAAGCCGGCCCAGCGCTCGATGACAGGCGCAGCGCGCAGCGCGGGAACCATGTCGCGGGCGGCTTCGATCAGCGCGTCAAGCTGCTCGTCCGTGGAAAAGGGATCGGCGAAGCTGTTTTCGCTGGTGCTGCCGACTGCCACATGCCCACCCTCATGCGCGACGACATAAAGCCCGTCCCGAAAGATGGTCGGCAAAGCAGGATCGATATCGGCAGCAAGCAGCGCCGCCTGCCCTTTCACAGCTTGCCCGAGTGGTTTCTTCAGCCCCGGCGTCAGGTTCTCCAGGAGGGGAAAGGAGCGATAGCCCGCAGCAAGGATGCAGCGCCCGAAGGCGACGGCTCCGCCCTCGATCGAGGCCATTCCGCGTGCCGGATCGACCCCTGTAATTTCCGTATTCTCCAGCACCCTCACATGGCGTGCCTTGCGCAGAAAGGCCGCCAAGGCGGCGGTGAGCAAACGAGGAGCAACGCGAGCGGCAAGCGTGTCATGCACGAAACCACTTTCGCCGGCCGCCGGATCGATCCAGCCGTTACCCGGCGGCCGGTCCAGCACATGCCAGTGGAAACGCCGTTCCCCCGCCTTCCAATGGATCTCCGCATCCGCGGAATGGCCAAGTGCGATCTTGCGCAGATGCGGTTTCGTCAGGGGAATGAGCCGGCCGGAACGCCCGTAGCCGGCCGAAAGCCCCGTCGCCGCCTCGATGGCCGCAATCTCCGCTTCCAGGGAGATAAGCGCATCGAACTGAAACTGCTTCTTTGCAGACCAGCGGTCCGGCATATGCGGCATCAAAGCGCCGAGCAGTCCACCGCTTGCCCCGCTGCCGAGATAGCCGGCATCGACAAGCAGCGTTTCTATGCCGCGACGCTCGGCATGAACGGCCGCCCACAGTCCCATAATGCCGCCACCGACAATGAGGAGGTCGATCGATGATTGACCCGAGGCCGGGACGGGACTATCGGCTTTTTCCATGACAGACATCAATCCCGATCAGATCGGCGCGGGCAAGCCGCAGCCCCTCGAATGGCGCGACGGCGATATGCCCTATTCGACCGCCTTTGGCGACCATTTTTATTGCCAGACCGACGGGCGGCTGGAATGCGGCCACGTCTTCCTCGCCGGAAACGGCCTGCCCGAACGATGGAATGGCCGCTCGACCTTCCTCATCGGCGAACTCGGCTTCGGCACCGGGCTGAATTTTTCAGAGACCTGGCGACAATGGAAGCTCTACCGCCAGCCGGGCCAGCATCTGCATTTCATGTCGTTCGAGCTCTATCCGATGCGCCGGGAGGAAATCGACCGTGCGCTGGCTCACTGGCCTGAAATCGATGCCGAACGACAGGCTCTGGCCGCCGCGTGGCCGGACACGCCCGAGGGTATCGTCTCTCTCGATTTGGGCAGTCAGACCAGGCTCAGTGTTGTCTGCGGCCGCGCAGTCGATGGCGTCGCTGCAGCGGCTCACGGATTCGATGCCTGGTATCTCGACGGCTTCGCGCCATCGCGCAACAGCGATATGTGGTCGGAAGAACTGATGCGCCTCGTCTGCGAAAAGACTGCATCACGCGGAAGCTTCGCGACCTATGCCGCAGCGGGCTTCGTGCGCCGCAATCTCGCGGGCGCCGGCTTCGTTGTCGAGCGGCGCAAAGGCTTTGCCGGCAAGCGGGAAATGCTCTGCGGCGTCAAGCCTTAGAGCAATCCCAGCAAAAGTGCATAGCGATTTTGCGTCCGGAATTGCGTAAAAACAAAGAGATAGAGCATTTCCCGTGATTCGAAGAAGAACGGAAATGCTTTAGTATCCGGAGCGGCCCGGCTGCAATTCACCGCGGCCAAGCCACTGACGGATCTTGTCCTCCAGAAGTTCCGGGCTGATCGGCTTGGACATGTAGTCGTCCATGCCCGCATCGAGGCAGAGTTCCCGGTCGCTTTCCAGCGCGTGCGCCGTCACGCCGATAACAGGCACGCGATACCCCTGGCCCTGTTCCTTCTGGCGGATCAGTTTCGTCGCCTGATGGCCGTTCATGACGGGCATGGAAACGTCCATCATGATGAGGCGCGGCGTATGCCGTTCCCAGGCTTCCACAGCCTCCTCCCCGTTGTTGACGACGAGGAAGGAAAGCCCGGTTCCCTGCAGGATCTGCGTGAAGACGATCTGGTTGACTTCGTTGTCTTCGGCCACGAGGACATCGACGAATTCGGCCGCCCGCTTCTTCGGAGCAGGTGTCGGCGCCAGCAGTGGTACCGCCTCCGCTTCCTTCTGCAGCCGCATGATCTCGGTCTCGGAAGCCTGTTTGACGCGGCTTGCCCGCACCACCTCGACGACCGTATTGCGCATCACATTGGCGCGGGCCGGCTTCATCAGATGCGCATGGCCGTTCAGCGCCGCGAACTCCTTCTCCGTGCCGGAAATATCCATCGAGGTCAGGAAGATGATCGGCAGGTCTACGAAGCGGCTGTCGGCGCGCAGACGGCGCGCGACCTCGGCGCCGTTCATGTCAGGCATATGATAATCGAGCACGACGGCATCGACCTTGATGCCGAGATCGGCAGCAGCCTCCAGAATGGCAAAGCCGGTGGCGCCACCTTCCGCGGCAACGCCATCGAAGCCCCAGAGGCTCAGCTGTTCGGTCAGGATACGGCGATTGACCTCGTTGTCGTCGATGACGAGGATACGCGCACCCTGCACATTGATCGGCAGCGGTTTCTGCTCGATGCGGGCGGCGGCAACCGCGAAAGGCAGTTTGACGGTGAAGACCGAGCCCTTGCCCCATTCGCTTTCGACATTGATATAGCCGCCGAAAAGATCGACGAGGCCGGCCGTGATTGCGAGGCCCAGGCCCGTGCCTTCATGCCGCCGGGTCGATGACGAATCGACCTGTGAGAACTTGTCGAAGACCGTTTCCACCCTCTCGGTCGGAATGCCGATGCCGGTGTCCTCGATGCGCAGGTTGATCATGACCTCGCCGCCTGCAGACGGCTCGAAACTGATATCCACGAAGACGTGCCCGCGCTCGGTGAATTTCACCGCGTTGCCGACGAGATTGGTCACGATCTGGCGGAAGCGCCCCGCATCGCCGATGACAGCCGCTGGCAGATCAGGGGCGGCTCGAACCAACAGTTCGATATTTTTCTCCGCCGCAGGCGAAGACAGCAGCGTCGCGACATCCTCGACAGCCTCCACCAGATCAAAAGCAGATTTGCGCAGTTTCATCTGGCCGGCATCGATCTTCGAGAAATCGAGGATGTCGTTGATGATCGTCAAGAGCGCATTGCCCGACTTGACGATGATGTCGACGAAGGTCTTCTGGCGGGTATCGAGATTGGTCTTGGCGAGCAGTTCCGCCATGCCGAGCACCCCGTTCATCGGCGTGCGGATCTCATGGCTCATATTGGCGAGGAATTCGGACTTGGCGCGGTCGGCGGCCTCGGCACGCGACAGAAGCTGCGTCAGCTCCTCCTCACGCTGCTTGAGTTCGGTCACGTCGGTAAACAGCGCCACCCAGTGCTGCCGCTCGCTGATAGTGGCTTCCATGTTCACCCAGCGCTCGCCGCCGACGTGGAAAACGGTGGAGATCGGCTGGCGCGCAGCGATATTGGCACGCCACTCCTCCAGCGTTTCGACCGCCTTGTCGTGGAAATCGCCGCGATTGGCGCAGAACTGGAAGAGATCGATCCAGCCCCGGCCAACGTCCGTCAGCTCGGCCGGAATGCGCAGCACGTCGGCAAGCCCGTCATTGGAAAGCTTGATCACGCCGTCCTGGACGATCGCAAGTCCCTGCGACATGGCATGTGTCGCATCGCGCATCATCTCGCCGAGACTTTCAAGCGCTGCGCGCGCCTCATGGATTTCCTGCTCGCGCGCACGTACGGCGGAAATATCGGAATAGGTCAGCAGGATACGGTTGCTGGAAATGCGCCTGGAATCGAAGATGACCGATTTTCCGGCAGCCCAGTCGAGCTCGATCGGCTCCGGATTGATTGCCTCGAAAAGCCCCTTGCGAAATGCGTAGATCTCTTCCGGCGTTTGCGTCTCACCGTAGCGGCCGAGCTCGTAATTGCGCTTGATGACATCGATGAACGGCCGCCCATCGAAGCGATCGTCGAGCGGCAGTTCCCAGATGCTGTAGAACTCGTCGTTAACGTAGAGAATGGTGTGATCATTATCGAGGATCAGCACGCCGACCGGCAGCGAACGCAGAATGCTCTCGATTTCCTGATGCAGCAGTTCTTCCTGCTCACGCGCCTCGATCAATTCCTTTTCGCGCGCTTTCAGCGGCGTGATGTCGGAGAAGGAACCGACGACATAACGCTTGCCGTCAGGCGTCACGACCCGGTTGACACGGGAGATCACCTGGAAGATTTCCCCGTCGGTATTCGGCAGGGTGCTCTCGATCTCGGTCAGCACGCCGTTTTCCAGCGCCTGCAGGTTTTCCTGGTAGATCGCCTCGCCTGCCTCCTGCCCGAAGATATCGTGCTCAGTCAGACCAAGCGCCTTGGAACGGGCATAGCCGGTGAAGGTCTCGTAATACTGGTTGGCATAGACCAGCCGGTGATCTTCGTCGCGCACGAAGGCAGCAACCGGAAGATCCTCCATGATGGTGCGCAGTAGGTCGCGCTCGCGCACGCTTTCATGCCATGCCGTCTCGCCGGCCGGCGCAGACTTGCTGCCGTCTGGCGCAGACCTGCTGCCATCTGGCGCATACCTGCTGCCCCCGCGATAGGCGGCGTTGACGATCAGCGGGCGGCCGTCTTCGGCGAAGATGCCGATCGGATGATCGAGATTTTCCAGCGCCTTGCGGATACGGCCGAGGTCGGCGGCGATCGTATCCGCAACGTCGGGAATCGCACGGCGCGTTTCGCGCGCATCGAAGATGCCAAGCACATAGGCTCGGTCCTGCGAGGGCGAAAAGCTCTCGATCAGCACCCGTTCATGGCTGAGTCCCGCGGCATCGAAGGCGATGGCGCTCTCTTCCGTGCCAAAAACCAGCGCACGGCGTTCGCGGTCCTCACGTTCTTCTTCTTCCGGCCGGTCGAAGAGTTCACGGCTGCGCCGGCCGATGAAATCGGAGATCTCGCGGCCGAAGAAGCGGGCATAGGCCTCGTTGACGGCAACATAGCGGAGTTCGCTGTTTTTGACATAGGCCGGGGTATCCAGATCAGCGATCCGGCGGCAGGCCAGCTCCAAGAGTTCCCCGGTAGAAATCAAAAAATCTTCACTCCCGCAATGAATGAAATATCTCTTAGAACAACTCTAACACCAAGGCCTTTAACAAGCTGTTAACCATAAAATTCCGCAGGCAAAAATTCCAAGCCGGCTCATGAAGTTGGTGGATGACGGTGACAACAAAGGCTTGCACGGGGCTGACATAGTCAGAAGGTCATGGGGAAAATGCCGCCAGCCCAATTCAGGAGCGGCAAGTATGGAGAAAATTTAATCCCGGCACGGCTTGCGCGACCATGAACGCGCCGCGATCGGAGCGGATTCTGGCAATGGCTTCAATGACAAGCCTACCACGAAAGGAATTCGACATGTCCGTTCTTCATAAGACAGTGGCGGCGGGCCTGATTGCACTGACATTCGCCGGTGCCTCACTGGCAACGGCCGATACCGCAAACGCCCGGCCGCACGATGCCTTCTGGGGCGGTGTTGCCGGCGGCGTCATCGGCGGCGTTGTAGGTGGAGCGATTGCCTCGCGTCCCGCTTACCCTGGACCCTACGCCTATTATCCACGGCCTTATGCCTATTATCCGGCCTATCCCGCATACCCTGCCTATTACGGTCCGCGCTTCTGCCATCCCGAATGGCGCTATGACCGTTGGGGCGAGCCCTATCGCATCGAGGTCTGCAGGCGCTGAAGGTCTTACCGGCGCCGCTTGACCTCCCGCCGGCGCCGGGCCATGCATCGCGTGACCCGAGGGAGGATATGCGATGCCCGAACCACTCAAGAACCTTCTGCATCCGGCGCTCGTGCACGCCATGGCGGAGATCATCGCCGCCGGCGCCCCTTCCTTCGACAGCGACCGGTTCACGGCACTCGCAACCGGCGGCATAGAATCGCTGGAGCTCATGGAGCGCGCAGCACTGATCCGCGACGCGCTTCTTGCGACCCTGCCCGAGGATTTCCCGCAGGCCGCGACAATCCTTCACGCGAGCCTGCCGGCCGCCGGCAAGGTTGGGCTGACCGGCTGGATGCTGCTGCCCGTCAACCAGTTCGTCGCCTCACGTGGCGTCGGCGATTTCGATATCGCACTCAATCTTCTGAAAGCGCTGACGCCGCATTTCACCGCAGAGTTCGGTATCCGCCAGTTCATCCATCAGGATCAACAGCGCGCGCTGGCAACGATCACCCGCTGGGTCGACGATCCCAACCATCATGTGCGGCGGCTGGCGAGCGAAGGCACCCGCCCCCGCCTGCCTTGGGCGATGCGCCTGCCGCAGCTCGTCAGGGATCCATCTCCCATCCTGCCGATCCTCACGGCCCTGATGGACGATCCCGAAGACTATGTCCGCCGCTCCGTCGCAAACAGCCTGAACGACATCGCCAAGGATCATCCCGATCTCGTCGCAACCTTCATTGCCAAACATATCGAAGAGGCTTCCGCCGAACGCCGTTGGCTTCTCAAACACGCCTCCCGGACGCTGCTGAAGAAGGGCCACGCCCAGGCGCTCGCCAATTTCGGCTTCGGCGCAGCATCGGCTCTGGAATGCGAACTGCGATTGCCCAAGCCATCAGTGCTTTTCGGCGAAGGTCTGGATTTCGAAATCCGCCTGCGCAATGCCGGCAAGGCCTCTCAATCCCTGATGATTGACTATGCCATCCATCACGTGAAGGCTGACGGCTCCCTCTCCCCAAAGGTCTTCAAATGGAAAACCGTGACGCTTGCAGCCGGTGAAGAACATGTCGTCCAGCGTCGCCACGCAATGCGGCCGATCACGACACGGCGCTACTATCCCGGCGAACATCGCATCGTCATTCTCATCAACGGTACCGAGGCGGCCTCGGGAAATTTCCTCCTTTCCATGCCCTCAGAGGTCATTGTCGGCTGATCCCCTTGACTTTCAGTGGGAAATAGACCACATGGCACTCAGCTTTCACCTTCCGGCCGCCGCGTGAGCGTGCCACTGCAACAGATGCTGAAGAAGGATAGAGCGCATTCCGATGATGCCGCGACCCAAGTGCGGCAAGACGCGCTGGAAAGCTTTTTCCAACTTACAAGTTCCCATTTCACGCGGGGTTCTTGACGCCAGATTGACACCGGACCGCATTCGGCGATCCGGCGTTTTCGTTTGGCGCGCCCTAAAAGGTTATGACTTGACCAATTTTGAATCGCTCGGTGTCTCCAAGCCGGTCGTCGCCACCCTGTTCCAGCTCGGCATCGAAACGCCGACCCCTATCCAGGAACAGGCCATCCCGCTTCTCATCCAGGGCCGTGACTTGATCGGCCTTGCCCAGACCGGCACCGGCAAGACGGCCGCCTTCGGCCTTCCGCTCATCGAGCGCCTGCTCAAGGAAGAGAAGCGTCCCGACAACCGCTCGGTCCGCACGCTGATCCTAGCGCCGACCCGCGAACTGGTGAACCAGATCGCCGACAGTCTCAGGAAGTTCATCCGCAAATCGCCGCTGCGCATCAACGTCGTCGTCGGCGGCGTCTCCATCAACAAGCAGCAGCTTCAGCTCGAGCGCGGCTCCGACATCCTCGTCGCCACCCCCGGCCGCCTGCTCGATCTCTGCAGCCGCAACGCCATTACGCTGACGGCCGTGCGCTACCTCGTGCTCGACGAAGCCGACCAGATGCTCGACCTCGGCTTCGTGCATGACCTGCGCAAGATCGCCAAGATGGTGCCGAAGCGCCGCCAGACCATGCTTTTCTCGGCC
Proteins encoded:
- the puuE gene encoding allantoinase PuuE, coding for MVSETYARNLIGYGRKTPDPKWPGEARVAVQFVINYEEGGESSILDGDPASENLLSEIVGAQPWPNQRNLNMESIYEYGSRAGFWRLWRLFTDLKVQATVYGVTLAMARNPEAVAAMKEAGWEIASHGYRWLEYKDFPEDLERKHIMEAVRLHTELTGERPYGMYQGKPSDNTLRLVQEEGGFLYSSDSYADDLPYWVKGIDENPFLIIPYTLETNDMRFATPQGFNSGDQFFTYLKDAFDTLYEEGKEGSPKMMSVGLHCRLVGRPGRAAALKRFMEYVLKHDKVWIPRRIEIAKHWHANHKPETI
- a CDS encoding DUF1045 domain-containing protein, whose protein sequence is MRYAICFTPSASDPLSHVAANWLGRNVFSGDMVEPPAIRGLGIHEIAFHTAVPRRYGFHGVLKAPFHLSSEVSESQLLRDLMRFCGTLSPFQIPRLEVARLGTFYSLSPIRPCDQVHYLASAIVQEFDRFRAPLSEADIERSDPDGLSAAQFANLHRWGNPYVMDEFRFHMPVTGPVNAVDMPRIEQALRSIFDPVLVDPVTVSNVALMIEEGAGGPFRVHSLHPMGKVSARKIA
- a CDS encoding FAD-binding oxidoreductase; this encodes MEKADSPVPASGQSSIDLLIVGGGIMGLWAAVHAERRGIETLLVDAGYLGSGASGGLLGALMPHMPDRWSAKKQFQFDALISLEAEIAAIEAATGLSAGYGRSGRLIPLTKPHLRKIALGHSADAEIHWKAGERRFHWHVLDRPPGNGWIDPAAGESGFVHDTLAARVAPRLLTAALAAFLRKARHVRVLENTEITGVDPARGMASIEGGAVAFGRCILAAGYRSFPLLENLTPGLKKPLGQAVKGQAALLAADIDPALPTIFRDGLYVVAHEGGHVAVGSTSENSFADPFSTDEQLDALIEAARDMVPALRAAPVIERWAGLRPKAIDRDPMVGAHPANRNLIALTGGFKVSFGLAHRLAEAAICIASDTPADFLLPESFAISNHIAVSSR
- the mnmD gene encoding tRNA (5-methylaminomethyl-2-thiouridine)(34)-methyltransferase MnmD, whose product is MTDINPDQIGAGKPQPLEWRDGDMPYSTAFGDHFYCQTDGRLECGHVFLAGNGLPERWNGRSTFLIGELGFGTGLNFSETWRQWKLYRQPGQHLHFMSFELYPMRREEIDRALAHWPEIDAERQALAAAWPDTPEGIVSLDLGSQTRLSVVCGRAVDGVAAAAHGFDAWYLDGFAPSRNSDMWSEELMRLVCEKTASRGSFATYAAAGFVRRNLAGAGFVVERRKGFAGKREMLCGVKP
- a CDS encoding response regulator, with translation MISTGELLELACRRIADLDTPAYVKNSELRYVAVNEAYARFFGREISDFIGRRSRELFDRPEEEEREDRERRALVFGTEESAIAFDAAGLSHERVLIESFSPSQDRAYVLGIFDARETRRAIPDVADTIAADLGRIRKALENLDHPIGIFAEDGRPLIVNAAYRGGSRYAPDGSRSAPDGSKSAPAGETAWHESVRERDLLRTIMEDLPVAAFVRDEDHRLVYANQYYETFTGYARSKALGLTEHDIFGQEAGEAIYQENLQALENGVLTEIESTLPNTDGEIFQVISRVNRVVTPDGKRYVVGSFSDITPLKAREKELIEAREQEELLHQEIESILRSLPVGVLILDNDHTILYVNDEFYSIWELPLDDRFDGRPFIDVIKRNYELGRYGETQTPEEIYAFRKGLFEAINPEPIELDWAAGKSVIFDSRRISSNRILLTYSDISAVRAREQEIHEARAALESLGEMMRDATHAMSQGLAIVQDGVIKLSNDGLADVLRIPAELTDVGRGWIDLFQFCANRGDFHDKAVETLEEWRANIAARQPISTVFHVGGERWVNMEATISERQHWVALFTDVTELKQREEELTQLLSRAEAADRAKSEFLANMSHEIRTPMNGVLGMAELLAKTNLDTRQKTFVDIIVKSGNALLTIINDILDFSKIDAGQMKLRKSAFDLVEAVEDVATLLSSPAAEKNIELLVRAAPDLPAAVIGDAGRFRQIVTNLVGNAVKFTERGHVFVDISFEPSAGGEVMINLRIEDTGIGIPTERVETVFDKFSQVDSSSTRRHEGTGLGLAITAGLVDLFGGYINVESEWGKGSVFTVKLPFAVAAARIEQKPLPINVQGARILVIDDNEVNRRILTEQLSLWGFDGVAAEGGATGFAILEAAADLGIKVDAVVLDYHMPDMNGAEVARRLRADSRFVDLPIIFLTSMDISGTEKEFAALNGHAHLMKPARANVMRNTVVEVVRASRVKQASETEIMRLQKEAEAVPLLAPTPAPKKRAAEFVDVLVAEDNEVNQIVFTQILQGTGLSFLVVNNGEEAVEAWERHTPRLIMMDVSMPVMNGHQATKLIRQKEQGQGYRVPVIGVTAHALESDRELCLDAGMDDYMSKPISPELLEDKIRQWLGRGELQPGRSGY
- a CDS encoding DNA alkylation repair protein; its protein translation is MPEPLKNLLHPALVHAMAEIIAAGAPSFDSDRFTALATGGIESLELMERAALIRDALLATLPEDFPQAATILHASLPAAGKVGLTGWMLLPVNQFVASRGVGDFDIALNLLKALTPHFTAEFGIRQFIHQDQQRALATITRWVDDPNHHVRRLASEGTRPRLPWAMRLPQLVRDPSPILPILTALMDDPEDYVRRSVANSLNDIAKDHPDLVATFIAKHIEEASAERRWLLKHASRTLLKKGHAQALANFGFGAASALECELRLPKPSVLFGEGLDFEIRLRNAGKASQSLMIDYAIHHVKADGSLSPKVFKWKTVTLAAGEEHVVQRRHAMRPITTRRYYPGEHRIVILINGTEAASGNFLLSMPSEVIVG